The following coding sequences are from one Tachysurus vachellii isolate PV-2020 chromosome 7, HZAU_Pvac_v1, whole genome shotgun sequence window:
- the tmem125b gene encoding transmembrane protein 125, giving the protein MSGLMFLQQDVEDQVELWWFGEPCISLLCYTSSVALVLGLGTGGVVLLSSAGSAEPSSAVWRLVVGSTLCILALVLVLKQLLSSAVQDMGCVRSRRRIAQLRSGGSSDPSLLLAVGLALMLGGATVLLCLASSHMLLTGTLLLTCGAVVVLSVAAYAMMKYVWEQRGRRRRRIRRRVRVYTIGGQTSHVWRDSASSQVGLI; this is encoded by the coding sequence ATGTCTGGCCTCATGTTCCTGCAGCAGGATGTCGAGGATCAGGTGGAGCTGTGGTGGTTTGGTGAGCCGTGCATCTCTCTGCTCTGCTACACCTCGTCTGTTGCCCTGGTGCTCGGGCTGGGGACAGGCGGCGTGGTGCTCCTGTCTTCAGCCGGCTCCGCAGAACCTTCCTCGGCTGTATGGCGCCTCGTTGTTGGCTCCACCCTCTGTATCCTGGCCCTCGTACTCGTGCTGAAGCAGCTGCTTAGCTCGGCTGTGCAGGACATGGGCTGCGTGCGCAGTCGGAGGCGCATTGCTCAGCTGCGCAGCGGTGGAAGTTCGGATCCCTCTCTGCTGCTAGCTGTCGGCTTGGCGCTGATGCTCGGTGGTGCCACGGTGCTGCTGTGCTTGGCCTCATCACACATGCTGCTCACAGGGACGCTCCTCCTGACTTGTGGTGCCGTTGTGGTGCTGAGTGTGGCGGCGTACGCAATGATGAAGTATGTATGGGAGCaaagaggaaggaggaggaggaggatccGGAGAAGGGTGAGGGTTTATACCATAGGAGGACAGACGAGTCACGTGTGGAGAGACTCTGCGTCCAGTCAAGTTGGTCTGATATGA